CCCTGCGCGTCCTGCATCGTGAGCATGGGATGCCCCTCGCACGCGTCATCAGCCTGATGAGCGCGAACCCCGCAAGCATCGTGAAGCTCAATGACGCAGGTTCGCTCAAGCCCGGAGCATGGGGCGATCTGGTCGTCTTCGACGCAGGTGCGGAGTGGCAGTTCACCGCTTCGGCCTCACGCTCCATGTCGAAGAACACGCCCTTCGACGGGGCCGCAATGCTGGGCCGGATCAAGGCCACTGTAGTCGGTGGCCGAGTAGTCTTCAAAAGCTAAAAGATGCCCTAACGCCGGGCGGGCTGCACTTCGTGCGGTTCTCGGGGCGGTATGGGGAGGATGATCTTCTGAGGGCCTCCCGCTGGTCGGAAGCTAGGATTGTTCTCCGACCAGCCGCTGCAACTGCGGCAGGTGATTCAGATCATGTCCCGCAATGGTCTCGACAATCGTCTGAAACGTAATCGTCCCGCGCTCCGGGTGCGTCACCTCACGAGCAAAGTCCGCCGTGCTCAACCCACCGATGAGCTTCAGGTTCCAACCCCGTGTCATCCGAAAAAGCTCCAGCGCCGAAGCCATATCGTAGACCCCATAGTGCACCGCCCACTGCGTCTGGTCGAACGGCTGCACCACCGGCGGAGGGTCCGTCAGTGCCTGCCGCATCCTGAAGCTGAAGGCCAGCTCACAGTCCGCCAGATGCGCGACGATCTGGCGCGGGCTCCACTTGCCCGGCGCAATCGGCGCTTCTATCTGTTCAGGCGTCAGTGCGGAGACAGCGGTGTGCAGCAGCCCGGGCGTCGCCGCCAGCACAGCGCGCGCGTCCTGATCGCCCAGGCACGAGGCGTAAGGATTCGTTTCCATCCCAAGAACTTACCACGCCGCACGCCGCGTCGGCTAAGCCTGCGCCCACGGGTCATACTCCCCAATCGACCACAGGTGGCCTTCAAGGTCGCGGCACCCGAAGGCCAACCCGCCGTAGGGCATCTCGGCCAGCTCCTGCACAATCTCCGCTCCGGCGGCCTTGGCGGTCTCGTAGATAGCCCTGGCATCGCTCACTATGAGGCACGCCGACTGAGTCTCACGCCCGCCGATCTCATCCGGCTGCACCATCCGTTTGCTCCACTCGCCATCCTTCTGGACCGAGCCCAGCATCACCATGCCATTGCCGAAGGTAAGCTGAGCGTGGGCCACGGTGCCGTTGGGACCGTCGTAGACGGCCTGCGGATGAAACCCGAACGCCTTGCCCAGCCAGGCGATAGCGGCGCGGGCATCACGATAGCGCATCGCCGGAATGACGGTGGAGACGCAGGATTTAGCAACATTTTTGGTTGTATCTTCAGCCATGGCAACCTCCTACAGATGAATCTGTTGAGAGTAATGCTGCTTCTAGGGTAGGTCGGGGCTTTAGCTCCGGGAGATGCTTTCTTCCAGATAAGCAACGGCAAATGCCCTGCCGAACAGGCCCGCTACGCGCGGTGTGGGCATTTATACGCCTTTTTACTGCTTCGCATGGTCCTCCGCTGGAGGAACAAATTATGCTCGCTGCCGACCAGCGGACGCTCTCAGAAGATCATTTCCCGTCCGCCCCGAGACGGCACGAAGTACCAGGAATACACTAAATACATGCACATGGTCGCGAGCAATAACCGGGCGATGCAGCGAGTGCTCCAGGTCTCGCTGGTGGCGACGTTCTGTTACGTCGTGGCGACACTCTACTTCGGCGTGCGCGCGCACTCGCTGGCGCTCATCTCCGAGGCCGGTCATAACGTCTCCGACATGCTGGCCATCGTGCTCTCGTTTGTGGCCGTGTACTTTCAGGCCCGCCCGGCCAC
This is a stretch of genomic DNA from Granulicella sp. WH15. It encodes these proteins:
- a CDS encoding DinB family protein — translated: METNPYASCLGDQDARAVLAATPGLLHTAVSALTPEQIEAPIAPGKWSPRQIVAHLADCELAFSFRMRQALTDPPPVVQPFDQTQWAVHYGVYDMASALELFRMTRGWNLKLIGGLSTADFAREVTHPERGTITFQTIVETIAGHDLNHLPQLQRLVGEQS
- a CDS encoding VOC family protein, translated to MAEDTTKNVAKSCVSTVIPAMRYRDARAAIAWLGKAFGFHPQAVYDGPNGTVAHAQLTFGNGMVMLGSVQKDGEWSKRMVQPDEIGGRETQSACLIVSDARAIYETAKAAGAEIVQELAEMPYGGLAFGCRDLEGHLWSIGEYDPWAQA